In one Micromonospora polyrhachis genomic region, the following are encoded:
- a CDS encoding TIGR03618 family F420-dependent PPOX class oxidoreductase has translation MNTSRNDGIGVVEETAQSATGAQRPGSGPAPRRLGTGELSRLLSEQQFGVLASVKRDGHPHLSTVLYRWAPEERILRISSTADRLKVRQLKRDPHVALHVNGPDVWSFAVAEGEAEVSAVSAVPGDAIGRELLALTPGFTDPADEAAFLDQLVAEQRVVIRIRVSRLYGTALDIPTGE, from the coding sequence ATGAACACGAGCAGGAACGACGGGATCGGTGTGGTCGAAGAGACCGCACAGTCGGCGACGGGGGCGCAGCGGCCGGGATCCGGCCCCGCACCTCGGCGACTCGGCACCGGGGAACTGTCCCGGTTGCTGAGCGAACAACAGTTCGGGGTGCTGGCGAGCGTGAAACGCGACGGGCACCCACACCTGTCCACCGTCCTCTACCGCTGGGCCCCGGAAGAACGCATACTGCGGATCTCCAGTACGGCCGACCGGCTCAAGGTGCGCCAGCTCAAGCGCGATCCGCACGTCGCGCTGCACGTCAACGGCCCGGATGTCTGGTCCTTCGCGGTCGCCGAGGGCGAAGCGGAGGTCTCGGCGGTCTCGGCCGTCCCCGGCGACGCGATCGGACGGGAACTGCTCGCTCTGACCCCCGGCTTCACCGATCCCGCCGACGAGGCGGCGTTCCTCGACCAGTTGGTGGCGGAGCAGCGGGTGGTGATCCGGATCCGGGTGTCCCGCCTGTACGGCACTGCCCTGGACATCCCGACCGGGGAGTGA
- a CDS encoding type I polyketide synthase — protein MSSATPDRPPAISYGGDLPVDPEHPLTMPAALLRAAQQFPDSGVQLVGPAGERGRLGYPELLTRARAVLGGLRQRDVRAGQYVVLRLSDAEFFPAFWGCLLGGVVPVVTGAPSSYDVDGPALRAISHTWQALGRPMVIGGADDLDGLRGLPLADRVVAVAELAAAHPVDPPRLDITPDSVAMLQLSSGSTGTPKIIQITHRGVSEYAVGARTMLDVRPLDVLLNWLPLDHVAGLMLYHLGGVFLGATSIQVATPFVLADPLRWLDLLQEYGVTHSWAPNFAFRLVADTAAQAAAQAAAQAADQATDQATDQATDQAAGRSWDLRTIRRLVSGGEQCTWETFQAFLNVTAPAGVTAAVLSPAWGMSETCTGITFASLGDSGSWQRVRTSSLTGDLQWAEEHEEEVTTFLSVGPPAPGTTLRIVDEANQVLPEARVGRLQVRSARVTPGYLGDSDATRAAFPEPGWLDTGDLAFMVDGRITITGREKDLIILNGHNYPSHEVERIVAGTAGIVPGLVAACGVPDAETGTETLVIFYVPDAAEPVEPGRVERDVAALVGQRLHVAVGDVVAVPEPEFPRTSGGKIQRSVLRQRYLAGAYQPAAAAGPHTERATEPDGLATKPNTRGPMRPPAPAGVRQLVLDAVSEIVAGPVDPTRPFYELGLGSVQIVRLCARLAQLLDRDVPQPALFAHPTVDALAGFLTGTVATEQDISRPAPGPATDGPTPFASDRRIAIIGMAARLPGAATIEEYWANLTNGVASLRRFTPDELAAAGVPEATIRDADFVPVSGALDDIAGFDAAHFGISAREAELLDPQHRLFLETCHHALEDAGYAGSGGDARIGLFAGSGMNLYSHHTYLRNNLATASDSADPATSIGVALGNQPDFLATRAAYRLGLTGPAVNVQTACSTSLVAVHLAVLALLNDDADIALAGAAAIHVPQVTGYRHAEGSVLSRQGRCRPFDADADGTVGGNGVVAVVLKRLDRALADGDTIHAVVLGTAVNNDGDGKVGFTAPGVAGQVDVVRRALRAAAVPAESIGYVEAHGTGTALGDPIEHEALAQAYSSGTRYLGSVKANIGHLDSCAGLAGLVKAVLAVRTGQIPPQPNFDRPHPAIDLTGGPFRITTTLTAWPSNGTPRRAGVSALGVGGTNAHVVVEEPPAPTTDQPGRAGTPGLLPLSATDPAALRQLAGAYRDRLANQDPPRPADLVVTATRGRRHQRHRLVALGDSPAELAAALGAFLDGVAGSGPVGVRSERAQRVGAAVANERQAGGRVPTGAVLTEVVLTGEIPPQGVGTLAMAFPGQGSTLRPMLALAERFDVLGELLAQTAASYHQAVGGDLYEQLAHTGPDGPPTEVSQPALVALGIGLYRLWHTWGIQPSYLLGHSVGELAALAAAGALSAIDAIRLAGHRGRLMRDGMEPGAMLAVAAGRSALDRLLAVVSDLELAACNGPTRYVVAGPPEAVTAAMRQAKLLGVPCRQLAVTRAFHTSAVGEKVLTELRELVDGVTIRPIQLPVISTLDGVLREPGWRPDADHLCRQAREPVQFDTALRRLANLGTHLVVEAGPDATLTGLARRTTPDVRWLPSQPVEHSPVAGLWRAVGALYCAGAPIDWAAATRDSGGRRVPLPTYPFQRRAHWISGLSGTATRTTGDDTAVNGVLEQVRAMTATRLGVELSEITPDETFLGLGADSLLLLTMSREVDREFGVRVPVRELFGDLNTPRRLAESIAATTTASASASAAPAATIPDSATPAATIAATTDAEPAVPARERASAPDGATAGGTISAIAEIVHRQLDLMRQQLDLLAGATPPVRVESVAPPSPQRASAESTEKPEKPEKATVPEKAASPDVAGKAAIGTTDFSLYFFGDYPASADQDRYRLILDAAEYADTHDFHAVWFPERHFHSFGGIFPNPSVLAAAIATRTERIRLNAGSVVLPLHHPVRVAEEWSMVDNLSGGRVGLGCAPGWHANDFVFYPDNFGRHKQVMYEHLETVRQLWRGEAVPARSGSGEQIEVRLFPRPVQEMPPFFTAIVGNPDSYREAARRNIGVVTNLMTQDVDQLARNIALYRRTRAEHGWDPAGGRVAVLLHTFLGADTEKARRQAFEPFCAYLRSSFSLLGQVTNSLGINIDLANTPEDDLRFLLAQAYERYCEQRALIGSPESSREVVRAVLDAGADEIACFVDFGVPPDTVRAGLPFIDALRRSTPRHRSTPHHWSTPHHWSTPHHRDDNNDGQVPTEVGPAHPELAPLSPAQRRLWLVEQMQPGTPAYNEAAATRLDGALDVAALRTALRDVVDRHAPLRTSYRLVAGEPMQVLHREVAVECPVVGRTGWTEADAVRQALDEESQRRFDLFGGPPFAFRLLRFSATHHVLVTSFHHLATDGHSYGVFTRDLSACYRARSAGGAPALPALPVTYPELARGRRTDPAQRATDLRYWRELLTPPAPALVLPSALPRPAAPSAAGRSLFETIPTALTAEIGRFSRTTGVTVFSTLMTAFAVMVGRASGERDFVLGTGVTSRDEQTNDLVGFFVDTVPLRFDLTGDPTFAELATRVQRAVVDGLPHTGLPFDDLVRELDPLREQGRHPLFDVAVEYESGGAFAYDLPGITATPLPQGLAKAPVDLMVYLSHDEQIRCHVEFRTEVFDEATVRGFLTDFHRVLGRATANPALPLSRLATELDSADTSDRASRSSEAVGTDGDADPEDGAGLSEAERLVHDAWCAALGVSRLPMDQAFFAVGGHSLASVRLANRLSELFGTTVPVHRLLTSTGIRQLAATLTAGDATPAALTAGDPTPAALTAGDSAVDSGGRAVEDEAPATYQQEQMWWRQRQVPDPPAVHIALRVDLTGPLSVPALTGALDTLVHRHPALRTRIVERNGALFQQVFAHRPVTVAASTVAPDDVEAWAIATGRVPFVEGEPLLRATLAEVDVNRWSLLVLIHHLAADGWSVLRLLDELTEAYSATVAGRSPTLAPLVASYASYARQQRGTPPTEEVRKYWRGQLADAPTRLELPTDRPRPARSAAGAEFTFTVPATITGRLTELAQDTRATLFPVFASAYALLLSRLTGGDDIVLASPYAHRAGREHEPVVGLFASPMLLRLRPTGESTFAALMSATDISVLDAVRHQPAPVTVVYQELDPQWRPGQPPPVGTALFAWNPVLPALSLPDLGVRVLDQPLACARRDFSLMLKPDGGEVSGAVEYATDLFDERTVVDWCDRFVRLLDAVATDPHRRLDAY, from the coding sequence GTGAGTTCAGCGACGCCTGACCGACCGCCCGCGATCAGCTATGGCGGTGACCTGCCGGTCGATCCGGAGCACCCCCTGACCATGCCGGCGGCGCTACTGCGAGCGGCCCAGCAGTTCCCGGACTCCGGCGTGCAGCTGGTCGGCCCCGCCGGCGAGCGCGGTCGCCTCGGCTACCCGGAGCTGTTGACCCGGGCCCGGGCGGTGCTCGGCGGGTTGCGTCAGCGCGACGTCCGGGCCGGGCAGTACGTCGTGCTTCGACTCTCCGACGCGGAGTTCTTTCCGGCGTTCTGGGGCTGCCTGCTCGGCGGCGTCGTACCTGTCGTCACCGGTGCGCCATCGTCGTACGACGTGGACGGTCCGGCACTGCGGGCCATCAGCCACACCTGGCAGGCGTTGGGGCGGCCGATGGTGATCGGCGGAGCCGACGACCTCGACGGTCTGCGTGGACTGCCCCTGGCCGACCGCGTCGTCGCCGTGGCAGAGCTGGCCGCCGCCCATCCCGTGGACCCACCCCGGTTGGACATCACCCCGGACTCGGTGGCGATGCTGCAACTCTCCTCGGGCAGCACCGGCACGCCGAAGATCATCCAGATCACCCACCGGGGCGTCAGCGAGTACGCCGTCGGTGCCCGGACGATGTTGGACGTCCGCCCCCTCGACGTACTGCTCAACTGGCTGCCGCTGGACCATGTCGCCGGGCTGATGCTCTACCACCTCGGTGGGGTGTTCCTCGGCGCGACCAGCATCCAGGTGGCGACCCCGTTCGTGCTCGCCGATCCGCTGCGCTGGCTCGACCTGCTACAGGAGTACGGCGTCACACACAGCTGGGCACCGAACTTCGCCTTCCGCCTGGTCGCCGACACCGCCGCTCAGGCCGCCGCTCAGGCCGCCGCTCAGGCCGCCGACCAGGCCACCGACCAGGCCACCGACCAGGCCACCGACCAGGCTGCCGGACGCAGCTGGGACCTACGCACGATCCGGCGTCTGGTCAGCGGAGGCGAACAGTGCACCTGGGAGACATTCCAAGCGTTCCTCAACGTGACCGCCCCGGCCGGAGTGACCGCCGCCGTGCTGAGCCCCGCCTGGGGCATGTCGGAGACCTGCACCGGTATCACCTTCGCCTCCCTCGGCGACTCCGGCAGCTGGCAGCGGGTACGCACCAGCAGCCTCACCGGCGACCTCCAGTGGGCCGAGGAGCATGAGGAGGAGGTCACCACCTTCCTGTCGGTCGGGCCGCCCGCACCCGGCACCACGCTGCGCATCGTCGACGAGGCCAACCAGGTGCTGCCCGAAGCCCGGGTCGGCCGGCTCCAGGTCCGCTCGGCCCGGGTCACCCCCGGCTACCTGGGCGACTCGGACGCCACCCGGGCCGCCTTCCCCGAGCCGGGCTGGCTGGACACCGGTGACCTCGCCTTCATGGTCGACGGACGGATCACCATCACCGGCCGGGAAAAGGACCTGATCATCCTCAACGGCCACAACTACCCGAGCCACGAGGTCGAGCGGATCGTGGCCGGAACGGCCGGCATCGTGCCCGGACTGGTCGCCGCCTGCGGCGTACCGGATGCGGAAACGGGCACGGAGACGCTGGTGATCTTCTACGTCCCGGATGCCGCCGAGCCGGTCGAGCCAGGGCGGGTCGAGCGGGATGTCGCGGCGCTCGTCGGGCAGCGGCTGCACGTCGCAGTCGGCGACGTCGTCGCCGTACCGGAACCGGAGTTTCCCCGGACCAGCGGCGGCAAGATCCAACGGTCGGTGCTGCGACAGCGCTACCTCGCCGGGGCGTACCAGCCAGCGGCGGCGGCCGGGCCGCACACGGAACGAGCAACAGAGCCGGACGGCCTCGCAACCAAGCCGAATACGCGCGGGCCGATGAGGCCGCCAGCGCCGGCCGGCGTACGTCAGCTGGTGCTCGACGCGGTCAGCGAGATCGTCGCTGGGCCGGTGGATCCGACCCGTCCCTTCTACGAACTCGGGCTGGGCTCCGTCCAGATCGTGCGGTTGTGCGCCCGGTTGGCACAGCTACTCGACCGGGATGTTCCGCAGCCGGCACTGTTCGCCCACCCGACCGTCGATGCCCTCGCCGGTTTCCTCACCGGGACGGTGGCGACGGAGCAGGACATCAGCCGACCCGCACCCGGACCGGCGACGGACGGTCCGACGCCCTTCGCGTCCGACCGACGGATCGCGATCATCGGCATGGCGGCCCGGCTTCCCGGTGCCGCCACCATCGAGGAGTACTGGGCCAACCTCACCAACGGAGTGGCGAGCCTACGCCGCTTCACCCCCGACGAACTGGCCGCCGCCGGGGTACCTGAGGCGACCATCCGAGACGCCGACTTCGTACCGGTCAGCGGAGCCCTCGACGACATTGCCGGGTTCGACGCCGCCCACTTCGGCATCAGCGCCCGAGAGGCCGAACTGCTGGACCCGCAACACCGGTTGTTCCTCGAAACCTGTCACCACGCACTGGAGGACGCCGGCTACGCGGGCAGTGGTGGCGATGCCCGGATCGGACTCTTCGCCGGCAGCGGGATGAACCTCTACTCCCACCACACCTACCTACGTAACAACCTGGCGACGGCCAGCGATTCGGCGGACCCGGCCACCTCGATCGGCGTGGCGTTGGGCAACCAGCCCGACTTCCTCGCCACCCGGGCGGCGTACCGGCTCGGATTGACCGGGCCGGCGGTGAATGTCCAGACTGCCTGCTCGACCTCCCTGGTCGCGGTGCACCTGGCCGTGCTCGCCCTGCTCAACGACGACGCCGACATCGCGCTGGCAGGCGCGGCGGCGATACACGTCCCGCAGGTGACCGGCTACCGTCACGCCGAGGGCTCAGTCCTGTCCCGGCAGGGCCGATGTCGGCCCTTCGACGCGGACGCCGACGGCACGGTCGGGGGCAATGGTGTCGTGGCCGTCGTCCTCAAGCGACTCGACCGGGCGCTGGCCGACGGGGACACCATCCACGCGGTCGTCCTCGGCACCGCCGTCAACAACGACGGCGACGGCAAGGTCGGGTTCACCGCGCCCGGCGTGGCGGGGCAGGTGGACGTGGTGCGTCGGGCGTTGCGCGCCGCCGCCGTACCAGCCGAGTCCATCGGGTACGTCGAGGCGCACGGCACCGGCACCGCCCTCGGTGACCCGATCGAACACGAGGCGCTCGCTCAGGCCTATTCGTCCGGCACCCGCTATCTGGGTTCGGTGAAGGCGAACATCGGCCACCTGGACAGCTGCGCCGGGTTGGCCGGGCTGGTCAAGGCGGTGCTGGCGGTTCGTACCGGCCAGATCCCGCCGCAGCCGAACTTCGACCGGCCGCACCCGGCGATCGACCTCACCGGCGGCCCGTTCCGGATCACCACCACCCTGACCGCTTGGCCGTCGAACGGCACTCCCCGCCGAGCCGGCGTCAGCGCCCTCGGGGTCGGCGGCACCAACGCGCACGTGGTCGTCGAGGAACCCCCGGCTCCGACGACTGACCAGCCCGGTAGGGCGGGGACACCCGGACTGCTCCCACTGTCGGCCACCGACCCGGCTGCGCTGCGCCAGCTCGCCGGGGCGTACCGCGACCGGCTGGCCAATCAGGACCCGCCGCGTCCGGCGGACCTCGTCGTGACCGCCACCCGTGGTCGCCGCCACCAGCGCCACCGTCTCGTCGCTCTCGGTGACTCCCCCGCCGAACTGGCGGCTGCCCTCGGCGCCTTCCTCGACGGGGTGGCGGGCAGCGGGCCCGTGGGCGTGCGGAGCGAGCGAGCGCAACGAGTGGGCGCCGCAGTAGCGAACGAAAGGCAGGCCGGTGGTCGGGTCCCGACCGGGGCGGTGCTGACCGAGGTGGTGCTGACCGGCGAGATCCCGCCCCAGGGGGTCGGAACGCTGGCCATGGCGTTCCCTGGCCAGGGCAGCACCCTACGTCCGATGCTGGCGCTCGCCGAGCGGTTCGACGTGCTGGGTGAGCTGCTTGCGCAGACCGCCGCCAGCTACCACCAGGCGGTGGGCGGCGACCTGTACGAACAACTCGCCCACACCGGACCCGACGGTCCGCCGACCGAGGTGAGCCAGCCGGCCCTGGTCGCCCTCGGCATCGGGCTGTACCGGCTGTGGCACACCTGGGGGATACAACCGTCCTACCTGCTCGGCCACAGCGTGGGGGAACTCGCCGCGCTCGCCGCCGCCGGAGCGCTCTCGGCCATCGACGCGATCCGGTTGGCCGGCCATCGGGGTCGGCTCATGCGGGACGGAATGGAGCCGGGCGCGATGCTCGCGGTGGCCGCCGGCCGGTCCGCCCTGGATCGGCTGCTGGCTGTCGTTTCCGACCTGGAACTGGCCGCGTGCAACGGCCCGACCCGGTACGTCGTCGCCGGCCCACCGGAGGCGGTCACGGCGGCGATGCGGCAGGCGAAACTTCTGGGCGTACCCTGCCGACAACTGGCCGTCACCCGGGCATTCCACACCAGTGCCGTGGGGGAGAAGGTGCTGACCGAGCTCCGTGAACTGGTCGACGGGGTCACCATCCGGCCGATCCAGCTGCCCGTCATCAGCACCCTCGACGGCGTGCTCCGGGAGCCGGGCTGGCGGCCGGACGCCGACCACCTGTGCCGGCAGGCCCGGGAACCGGTCCAGTTCGACACGGCACTACGCCGCCTCGCCAACCTGGGTACGCATCTGGTGGTCGAAGCGGGTCCGGACGCGACGCTGACCGGCCTGGCCCGAAGAACGACGCCCGACGTCAGATGGTTGCCGTCGCAGCCCGTCGAGCACTCGCCCGTGGCCGGACTGTGGCGGGCCGTCGGGGCGCTCTACTGCGCCGGCGCACCGATCGACTGGGCGGCTGCCACCAGGGACAGTGGGGGGCGGCGGGTGCCGCTGCCGACGTACCCCTTCCAGCGACGTGCGCACTGGATATCCGGACTGTCGGGTACCGCCACCCGAACGACAGGAGACGACACGGCCGTGAACGGGGTTCTGGAACAGGTCCGGGCCATGACCGCGACCCGACTCGGTGTCGAACTGTCGGAGATCACGCCGGACGAGACCTTCCTGGGGCTCGGCGCCGACTCGCTGCTGCTGCTCACCATGTCCCGCGAGGTCGACCGGGAGTTCGGCGTCCGGGTGCCGGTTCGCGAACTCTTCGGTGACCTGAACACCCCGCGCCGGCTCGCCGAGTCGATCGCCGCCACTACCACCGCCTCAGCCTCAGCCTCAGCCGCTCCGGCCGCAACCATCCCTGACTCAGCCACTCCGGCCGCAACCATCGCTGCCACGACCGATGCCGAGCCGGCGGTACCGGCGCGGGAACGGGCATCCGCACCGGACGGTGCGACGGCAGGCGGAACAATCTCGGCGATCGCCGAGATCGTTCACCGGCAACTCGACCTGATGCGCCAACAGCTCGACCTACTCGCCGGAGCCACGCCGCCAGTTCGGGTGGAGTCCGTCGCACCGCCGTCGCCGCAGCGGGCGTCGGCGGAGTCGACGGAGAAGCCGGAGAAGCCGGAGAAGGCCACGGTGCCGGAGAAGGCCGCGTCGCCGGATGTGGCCGGCAAAGCGGCGATCGGCACCACCGACTTCAGCCTGTACTTCTTCGGCGACTACCCCGCCTCGGCCGACCAGGACCGCTACCGGTTGATCCTCGACGCGGCCGAGTACGCCGATACGCACGACTTCCACGCGGTGTGGTTCCCAGAACGGCACTTCCACTCGTTCGGTGGGATCTTTCCCAACCCGTCGGTGCTCGCCGCCGCCATCGCCACCCGTACCGAGCGGATCCGGCTCAACGCCGGCTCGGTGGTCCTGCCGCTGCACCACCCGGTGCGGGTGGCCGAGGAGTGGTCGATGGTCGACAACCTGTCCGGTGGACGAGTGGGGCTGGGCTGCGCCCCGGGCTGGCATGCCAACGACTTCGTCTTCTATCCCGACAACTTCGGCAGGCACAAGCAGGTGATGTACGAGCACCTGGAAACCGTGCGGCAGTTGTGGCGGGGCGAGGCGGTGCCGGCCCGGTCCGGCAGTGGAGAACAGATCGAGGTACGACTCTTCCCCCGACCGGTGCAGGAAATGCCCCCCTTCTTCACCGCCATCGTCGGCAACCCCGACAGTTATCGGGAAGCGGCCCGGCGGAACATTGGCGTGGTCACCAACCTGATGACCCAGGACGTCGACCAACTCGCCAGAAACATCGCGCTGTATCGGCGTACCCGGGCCGAGCACGGGTGGGACCCGGCGGGTGGTCGGGTCGCGGTGCTGCTGCACACCTTCCTCGGTGCGGACACCGAAAAGGCACGCCGGCAGGCGTTCGAGCCGTTCTGCGCGTACCTGCGGTCCTCGTTCAGTTTGCTCGGCCAGGTCACCAACAGTCTCGGCATCAACATCGACCTGGCCAACACCCCCGAGGACGACCTGCGGTTCCTCCTCGCCCAGGCGTACGAGCGCTACTGCGAGCAGCGGGCCCTGATCGGCTCACCGGAGAGCAGCCGGGAGGTGGTGCGAGCGGTACTCGACGCCGGGGCGGACGAGATCGCCTGCTTCGTCGACTTCGGGGTACCGCCGGATACCGTACGCGCGGGGTTACCGTTCATCGACGCGCTCCGCCGCTCGACGCCACGCCACCGGTCGACGCCCCACCACTGGTCGACGCCCCACCACTGGTCGACGCCCCACCACCGCGACGACAACAACGACGGACAGGTGCCGACCGAGGTCGGTCCGGCCCACCCCGAGTTGGCTCCCCTGTCCCCGGCCCAACGACGGCTCTGGTTGGTCGAGCAGATGCAGCCGGGCACCCCGGCGTACAACGAGGCCGCCGCGACCCGCCTGGACGGCGCGCTGGACGTCGCCGCCTTGCGGACGGCGCTGCGTGACGTGGTCGACCGGCACGCGCCGCTACGTACCTCCTACCGGCTGGTGGCCGGCGAACCGATGCAGGTGCTCCACCGGGAGGTGGCGGTGGAGTGCCCGGTCGTGGGCCGTACCGGCTGGACCGAGGCGGATGCTGTGCGGCAGGCACTGGACGAGGAGAGTCAGCGGCGGTTCGACCTGTTCGGCGGTCCGCCGTTCGCGTTCCGGTTGCTGCGGTTCTCCGCCACGCACCACGTCCTGGTCACGTCGTTCCACCATCTCGCGACCGATGGCCACTCGTACGGGGTCTTCACCCGGGACCTCTCCGCCTGCTACCGCGCCCGGTCGGCCGGCGGCGCACCGGCGCTACCGGCCCTGCCGGTGACCTACCCCGAGTTGGCCCGGGGCCGGCGGACCGATCCGGCACAACGGGCGACCGACCTGCGGTACTGGCGGGAGCTGTTGACCCCGCCCGCACCCGCCCTGGTGCTTCCCTCTGCCCTGCCCCGGCCGGCAGCGCCATCGGCGGCCGGGCGCAGCCTGTTCGAGACCATCCCCACCGCGCTCACCGCCGAGATCGGTCGGTTCAGCCGGACCACCGGGGTGACCGTCTTCAGCACCCTGATGACGGCCTTCGCTGTCATGGTCGGTCGGGCCAGCGGCGAGCGGGACTTCGTCCTGGGTACCGGTGTGACCAGCCGCGACGAGCAGACCAACGATCTCGTCGGCTTCTTCGTCGACACCGTGCCGCTGCGGTTCGACCTGACCGGAGACCCGACCTTCGCCGAGTTGGCCACGCGGGTCCAACGGGCCGTCGTGGACGGTCTGCCACACACCGGGCTGCCCTTCGACGACCTGGTACGGGAGCTGGACCCGCTACGGGAGCAGGGTCGGCACCCGCTGTTCGACGTCGCCGTCGAATACGAGAGCGGCGGTGCCTTCGCGTACGACCTGCCCGGGATCACCGCCACCCCGCTGCCGCAGGGCCTGGCGAAGGCCCCGGTCGACCTGATGGTCTACCTCTCGCACGATGAGCAGATCCGCTGTCATGTCGAGTTCCGTACCGAGGTCTTCGACGAGGCGACCGTCCGGGGCTTTCTCACCGATTTCCACCGCGTGCTGGGTCGGGCCACGGCCAATCCGGCGCTCCCCCTGTCCCGCCTCGCCACCGAACTGGACTCGGCCGATACGTCGGACCGGGCCAGCCGTTCCAGCGAGGCCGTCGGTACCGACGGCGATGCCGATCCTGAGGACGGTGCCGGGCTCAGCGAGGCGGAACGGCTGGTCCATGATGCGTGGTGTGCGGCACTCGGGGTGTCCCGACTGCCGATGGATCAGGCGTTCTTCGCAGTCGGCGGGCATTCGTTGGCTTCGGTACGGCTGGCCAACCGGCTCTCCGAGCTGTTCGGTACGACCGTGCCGGTGCACCGGCTACTGACCTCGACCGGCATCCGACAGCTTGCGGCCACACTCACCGCCGGCGACGCCACGCCGGCTGCGCTCACCGCCGGTGACCCCACGCCGGCTGCACTCACCGCCGGTGACTCGGCGGTGGACAGCGGGGGCCGGGCGGTGGAGGACGAGGCTCCCGCCACCTACCAGCAGGAACAGATGTGGTGGCGGCAGCGGCAGGTGCCGGATCCGCCGGCCGTACACATCGCGCTGCGGGTGGATCTCACCGGACCGCTGTCCGTGCCGGCGCTGACCGGCGCGCTCGACACCCTGGTGCACCGGCACCCCGCACTGCGTACCCGGATCGTGGAGCGGAACGGGGCGCTGTTCCAGCAGGTATTCGCCCACCGGCCGGTCACCGTGGCGGCGTCGACGGTGGCCCCCGACGACGTTGAAGCCTGGGCCATCGCCACCGGACGCGTGCCATTCGTCGAAGGGGAGCCGCTGCTACGGGCGACGCTGGCCGAGGTCGACGTGAACCGGTGGTCACTGCTGGTGCTGATCCATCACCTGGCCGCCGACGGCTGGTCGGTCCTGCGGCTGCTGGACGAGTTGACGGAGGCCTACTCGGCGACCGTGGCCGGTCGGTCACCCACCCTCGCTCCCCTGGTGGCCAGCTACGCCAGCTACGCCCGCCAGCAACGTGGCACGCCCCCGACCGAGGAGGTACGAAAGTACTGGCGCGGTCAACTCGCCGACGCGCCGACCCGGCTGGAGTTGCCCACCGACCGGCCGCGCCCGGCCCGGTCCGCGGCGGGGGCCGAGTTCACCTTCACCGTTCCCGCCACGATCACGGGTCGGCTGACCGAGTTGGCGCAGGACACGAGGGCCACACTGTTCCCGGTGTTCGCCAGTGCGTACGCGCTCCTGCTGTCCCGGCTCACCGGCGGTGACGATATCGTGCTGGCCAGCCCGTACGCCCATCGTGCCGGTAGGGAGCACGAACCGGTCGTCGGCCTCTTCGCCAGCCCGATGCTGCTTCGGCTCCGCCCGACCGGCGAATCGACCTTCGCCGCGCTGATGTCGGCCACCGACATCAGCGTCCTCGACGCGGTACGGCATCAGCCGGCCCCGGTGACCGTGGTCTACCAGGAACTCGATCCGCAGTGGCGGCCCGGCCAGCCCCCGCCGGTCGGGACCGCACTGTTCGCCTGGAACCCGGTGCTGCCCGCACTGTCCCTGCCGGACCTCGGCGTGCGGGTGCTCGACCAGCCCCTGGCCTGTGCCCGCCGGGACTTCTCGCTGATGCTGAAGCCGGATGGGGGCGAGGTGTCCGGTGCCGTCGAGTACGCGACCGACCTGTTCGACGAGCGCACGGTCGTCGACTGGTGCGACCGGTTCGTCCGGCTACTCGACGCGGTGGCGACCGATCCGCACCGGCGGCTCGACGCGTACTGA